In Sebaldella sp. S0638, the genomic window AGGAGTAAGAGTGGAAAGAGAAGAAGGAAGTGTAAAAGGTACAAAATATCAGTTAGACTTTTCATGGAAATTCTAAAGGGGAGACAAACAGAAGAAATGGGGATTTTCTTCATTTCTTCTGTTATAAAAATAAACAGGAGGAGAAATGAAAAGAATATTATTATGTTTGCTTTTAGGAACAATGTGTTTTGGTTATACCAGAATGTCAACACTTACCGAAGAAGCCGGAAAACTTAACAGTGCTGAAACAGGGAGACAGAAAAGATTAGTACAAAGAAAAGAAAAGCTTGAGAATGATCTGTCAAAATTATATGAAAATTATAACAGCAGAACAGAAATAACAGAAAAGCTGAGAATGGATTCAGAAGTGAGATGGTACAGAGATGAATACAGGGAGATACTGAAAAAGTATGATGATGTTCAAAAAAATCTAAGTGAAGAGATAAATAAAAAAGAAAAAGAACTGGCATTAGTGAATATAGGGCTTGGCATACAGGAAGAAGCAGTTTTGGAAGATTAGAAATCTTTTCAGGATAAAAACAGGAGGAATTATGAGAAGAATAATATTACCCGTAATCATATGTCTGTTTATAAGTCAGGGACTTTTGGCAGCGCCGAAACTGAAAAGCGGAAAAAAAACCGAAAGTCAGAAAATGCAGGCTGAAATAGACAGAATAGAAAAAAGAGTAAATGAAATTAATAAAAATATAGAAGACT contains:
- a CDS encoding adhesion protein FadA → MKRILLCLLLGTMCFGYTRMSTLTEEAGKLNSAETGRQKRLVQRKEKLENDLSKLYENYNSRTEITEKLRMDSEVRWYRDEYREILKKYDDVQKNLSEEINKKEKELALVNIGLGIQEEAVLED
- a CDS encoding FAD-I family protein, whose protein sequence is MRRIILPVIICLFISQGLLAAPKLKSGKKTESQKMQAEIDRIEKRVNEINKNIEDYKENEKKLDELEVKYEETVTDLRLK